The following is a genomic window from Variovorax paradoxus.
GCTGTGCGCGCCGGGCAAGAGTGCACGCACCTGCAGGCCGTCGCGTGTCTCGTGCGGCCCGAGCACCGCAAACGGGTCGCCGTGTTCGGCGCGCATCAGCGCGCGCGCTTCGCGTTCGGGCAGCAGCATCGGTGGCATGTTCTTCACATTTGCTCTTCGCTGGCGGGGCGGCCAAAAAAGACGCCGTAGGGTGCCAAGGTCAGCGTGCACGTGTCGCCGGTTGCCTGCACGCGCGCGCCGGCCGGCGGCGAATGCGGGTGTCCCGGCAACGGCGAGAGCGGCTCGCGCAACGCGACCGAAACGGATTCGTCGCCCAGGTTGAAGAGCGCCTGCAGCGATTGGCTGCCCTCGCGCCGCTCGAACCACAGCACCGGCTCGGGCGCATCGAAGAAAGCGATGCTGCCGGTGCGCAACAGCGGCTGCGTGCGGCGCCAGTGCAGCAGCGCGCGGCTGAAGGCGAGCATGGAGTCGGGGTCGGTCGATTGGCGATCGACCGCCAGCGGCAGGTGGCGGCCGTGGACCGGCAGCCAGGGCCCGCCTGTGGTGAACCCGGCGTGAAGCTCGTCGGCCTTCCAGGGCATGGGCGTGCGGCAGCCGTCGCGGCCCTTGAACTCAGGCCAGAACGCGCGGCCGTACGGGTCTTGCAGCAACTCGAACGGCACCTCGGCCTCGGGCAGGCCGAGTTCCTCGCCCTGGTAGATGCTGGCGCTGCCGCGCAGGGTGAGCAGCAGCGTGAGCCAGAGCCGGTCGCGCCGGGTGTCTTCCGGTTTGCCGTTGCTCCAGCGCGTGGCCACGCGGGGCACATCGTGGTTGGACACCGCCCAGCAGCCCCAACCACCCATGGGTGCGAGCGCCTGATCGAGCGTTTCGACCTGGTGGCGCAGGTGCTGCGCGCTGTGGTCGGCCGTCAGCAGGCTGAAGCTGTAGGCCAGGTGCAGGCGCCGGCCCAGTTCGGTGTACTGCGCCATCACGGGCGGCGCGTTCTCGTCGCCCACCTCGCCGAGCGCGACCGCACCGTAGTCATCGAGCAGCTTGCGCAGGCTTTCGAGAAAGAGCAGGTTCTCCATCTGGCTCTTGTCGTAGAGGTGCTGCTGCATCGCATAGGGGTTGTCGGCGCGCACGGTGCTCACCTCGTCCAGCGCGGCCGTGCTGGCGGGCGGGTTGTCGCGCAGCAGTGCATCGTGGAACTGGTGGTTGCATGCATCGAAGCGAAAGCCATCCACGCCGCGCTCGCACCAGAAACGCACTTCGCCGAGCAAGGCCTCCTGCACCTCGGCGCAGTGAAAGTTCAGGTCGGGCTGCTCCTTGAGAAAGCTGTGCAGGTAGTACTGCCGGCGGCGCGAGTCCCACTGCCATGCCGGGCCGCCGAACACCGAAAGCCAGTTGGTCGGCGGCGTGCCGTCGGGCTTCGGGTCGGCCCACACGTACCAGTCTGCCTTCGGGTTGGTGCGGCTCGAGCGGCTTTCGGCAAACCAGGCGTGTTGGTCCGAAGTATGCGAAAGCACCTGGTCGATGATGATCTTCAGGCCCAGCGAATGCGCGCGGGCCAGCATCTCGTCGAAATCGGACAGGGTGCCGAAGATCGGGTCGACGTCGCGGTAGTCGGACACGTCGTAGCCGAAGTCCTTCATCGGCGAGCGGAAGAAGGGCGACACCCAGATCGCGTCGACTCCCAGGCCCGCCACGTGCTCGAGCCTGGAGGTGATGCCAGGCAGGTCGCCGATGCCATCGCCGTTGCTGTCCATGAAGCTGCGCGGGTAGATCTGGTAGATCACCGCGCCGCGCCACCATTCGCTGTTACTGCCGTGATTGCTGCGCATGCTGCCCCTGTGGTCTGAAAATCATTGTGGCATGCGAGATCCGGGCCCGGTCCATGCATGGGCCTATACGGGCACACCTGAAAAGCTTTCTACACTGGGCAGGGGTTTCATGTGAACCCCGCTCCCGTTCCTGCTCGCAAGATGACAACCGACTCCGTTCCCCTCGTACTTTCTTCTTCGCCGGAAGGCCTTGCCGCGCTCGAGCGGCGGCTTGCCAAGGACCTGGAATGCCTGGGCTGGCCAGCACGCTCATGGATGCCCGTTCGCGAGCACGCGGGCGAGCCGGTGCTCGATGTGGCCATCATCGGTGGCGGACAGGCCGGCCTGGCGGCTGCCGCAGCCCTTGCACAGCAGGGCGTCCGCGCCGTGGTGTTCGACCGCTCGCCGCCAGGCAACGAAGGGCCATGGGCCACCACCGCGCGCATGGAAACCCTGCGTTCGCCCAAGGAACTGACCGGCCCTGCGCTCGGCCTGCCCGCGCTGACCTTCCGCGCCTGGTTCGAGGCCCAGTTCGGCGCCGAAGCCTGGGCGGCGCTGGACAAGATCCCGCGCCTCCAGTGGATGGACTACCTGGTCTGGTACCGCCGCGTGATGAACGTCGACGTGCGCAACGAAACCGCGGTCACGGGGATCAAGCCGTTGCCGGATGCACCGCTGGTGCGGCTGGAACTGCGCACGCCTGCCGGAGCGCAGCGCGTGCTGGCACGCCGCGTGGTGCTGGCCACCGGCCGCGACGGCCTGGGCGGCCCGGCCGTTCCCGCTTTCGTCAACGCATTGCCGCGCTCGCAATGGGCGCACTCGTCCGACGCCATGGACTACGGCAAGCTGGCCGGCCTGCGCGTGGGTGTGATCGGTGCGGGCTCTTCGGCCATGGACAGCGCGGCCACCGCGCTGGAATGCGGCGCGCACAGCGTCGAGCTGCTGATCCGCCGGCCCGACCTGCCGCGCGTCAACAAGGGCAAGGGCGCCGGAGTGCCGGGCCTGACGCAGGGGCACTACGACCTGCCCGATGAGCTCAAGTGGCGCATTCGCCACTACATCAACGTCGCGAACGTGCCGCCGCCGCACGGCAGCACGCTGCGCGTGTCGCGGTTTCCGAATGCGTTCTTCAACTTCGGCTGCCCGGTTCTTTCGATCGAACCGCAAGGCGCGTCGATGCGGGTGTCGACGCCGAAGGGCGATTTCGTTTTCGACTTTCTCATTGTCTCGACCGGCTTCAAGGTCGACTGGAACAGCCGTCCCGAGTTCGATGCCATCGCATCGCATGTGCGCACCTGGAAGGACCGCTTCGTGCCCACGCCCGGCAACGAAGACCAGGAGCTGGCCGACTCGCCCGATCTCGGCCCTGTGTTCGAGTTTCAGGAGCGCACGGCCGGCGAATGCCCGGGGCTCGAGCGAATCCATTGCTTCTGCTACCCGGCGGCCTTGTCGCACGGCACGGTGTCGGGCGATATTCCCGCTATCAGCGATGGCGCCAAGCGGCTTGCAAGCGGCATGGCCAGCCTGTTCTATCGCGAAGATTTCGAGCACCACTTTGCCAACATCGAGGCCTACAGCGAGCCCGAACTGTTCGGCGACGAATGGGTGCCCGCACCGCCGCCGTCCGAGCGTGGCTGAACCTTCGGACTCATTGAACCGGATTGAACTGAAACCCATGACAACAACTTCCTACGACGCATCCGCACCGCTCGACGTGGTCGACGCTTCGGTGCCGCTCGCGCCAACCCAGGCCACCCGCATGCTGCGGCTGCAGCGCGACAAGGTCGTGGCGGCCACGCAGGGCAGCTACGACGCCATGTTCTCCCCCACGGTCGAAGGCCTTTCGGTGGCCGAGCGCCTGCTGGTGGCGGTGCACGCCTGCAGCGTCTCCAAAGCCGCGACGCTTGCCGCGCACTACCGCGAGCGCTTGCTGGCCGAGGGCGCAGACCGCGAACTGGTTGCAGCCGTCGGGAGCGGCGCCCCGGTGGCGGATGCGCGGCTGCGCACGGTGCTGGCGTTCACCGCCAGCCTGATCGAGCGCCCCATCGACGGCGACAAGGCCTCGGTCGAGGCGCTGGCCCAAGCGGGCCTTTCGACACCGGCCATCGTCGCGCTCGGGCAACTGATCGCCTTCTTGTCCTACCAGATACGCATGGTCGCGGGCCTGC
Proteins encoded in this region:
- a CDS encoding alpha-glucosidase encodes the protein MRSNHGSNSEWWRGAVIYQIYPRSFMDSNGDGIGDLPGITSRLEHVAGLGVDAIWVSPFFRSPMKDFGYDVSDYRDVDPIFGTLSDFDEMLARAHSLGLKIIIDQVLSHTSDQHAWFAESRSSRTNPKADWYVWADPKPDGTPPTNWLSVFGGPAWQWDSRRRQYYLHSFLKEQPDLNFHCAEVQEALLGEVRFWCERGVDGFRFDACNHQFHDALLRDNPPASTAALDEVSTVRADNPYAMQQHLYDKSQMENLLFLESLRKLLDDYGAVALGEVGDENAPPVMAQYTELGRRLHLAYSFSLLTADHSAQHLRHQVETLDQALAPMGGWGCWAVSNHDVPRVATRWSNGKPEDTRRDRLWLTLLLTLRGSASIYQGEELGLPEAEVPFELLQDPYGRAFWPEFKGRDGCRTPMPWKADELHAGFTTGGPWLPVHGRHLPLAVDRQSTDPDSMLAFSRALLHWRRTQPLLRTGSIAFFDAPEPVLWFERREGSQSLQALFNLGDESVSVALREPLSPLPGHPHSPPAGARVQATGDTCTLTLAPYGVFFGRPASEEQM
- a CDS encoding CMD domain-containing protein, with amino-acid sequence MTTTSYDASAPLDVVDASVPLAPTQATRMLRLQRDKVVAATQGSYDAMFSPTVEGLSVAERLLVAVHACSVSKAATLAAHYRERLLAEGADRELVAAVGSGAPVADARLRTVLAFTASLIERPIDGDKASVEALAQAGLSTPAIVALGQLIAFLSYQIRMVAGLQALAASEVSQ
- a CDS encoding FAD-dependent oxidoreductase — its product is MTTDSVPLVLSSSPEGLAALERRLAKDLECLGWPARSWMPVREHAGEPVLDVAIIGGGQAGLAAAAALAQQGVRAVVFDRSPPGNEGPWATTARMETLRSPKELTGPALGLPALTFRAWFEAQFGAEAWAALDKIPRLQWMDYLVWYRRVMNVDVRNETAVTGIKPLPDAPLVRLELRTPAGAQRVLARRVVLATGRDGLGGPAVPAFVNALPRSQWAHSSDAMDYGKLAGLRVGVIGAGSSAMDSAATALECGAHSVELLIRRPDLPRVNKGKGAGVPGLTQGHYDLPDELKWRIRHYINVANVPPPHGSTLRVSRFPNAFFNFGCPVLSIEPQGASMRVSTPKGDFVFDFLIVSTGFKVDWNSRPEFDAIASHVRTWKDRFVPTPGNEDQELADSPDLGPVFEFQERTAGECPGLERIHCFCYPAALSHGTVSGDIPAISDGAKRLASGMASLFYREDFEHHFANIEAYSEPELFGDEWVPAPPPSERG